From the Gordonia bronchialis DSM 43247 genome, one window contains:
- a CDS encoding TIGR03086 family metal-binding protein, giving the protein MYAHQIEIAAVTMIDVAAKVTDDQLDRPTPCGDMRLSGLLGHAIGLSLAFAAAGRKEFGPLTATTPSPGNETLPDPWWPALTGNLRELVRSWEDRAAWEGMTQAGGFDAPASVLGTVALSELVLHGWDIARSIGVAYPIPDDVAAIVFDFHHPPQPQEERDGMFGPVVEVPDDAPILDRTVGIAGRDPFWPHGTLEE; this is encoded by the coding sequence CGCACCAGATCGAGATCGCGGCGGTGACGATGATCGACGTCGCCGCCAAGGTGACCGATGATCAACTCGACCGTCCGACACCCTGTGGTGACATGCGACTGTCGGGTCTGCTGGGGCACGCGATCGGACTCAGCCTGGCCTTCGCCGCGGCCGGACGCAAGGAATTCGGTCCGCTGACCGCGACCACCCCCTCGCCCGGCAACGAGACCCTGCCCGACCCGTGGTGGCCCGCGCTGACCGGCAACCTGCGAGAGCTGGTGCGCAGCTGGGAGGACCGCGCCGCATGGGAGGGAATGACGCAGGCCGGCGGCTTCGACGCCCCGGCCTCGGTGTTGGGAACGGTGGCGCTCAGCGAACTCGTCCTGCACGGCTGGGACATCGCGCGGTCCATCGGCGTCGCCTACCCGATTCCCGACGACGTCGCCGCGATCGTCTTCGACTTCCACCATCCGCCGCAGCCACAAGAGGAACGCGACGGCATGTTCGGGCCCGTCGTCGAGGTTCCCGACGACGCCCCGATCCTCGACCGCACCGTCGGGATCGCCGGGCGTGACCCCTTTTGGCCCCATGGCACGCTGGAGGAATGA